In one Lolium rigidum isolate FL_2022 chromosome 3, APGP_CSIRO_Lrig_0.1, whole genome shotgun sequence genomic region, the following are encoded:
- the LOC124697647 gene encoding IRK-interacting protein-like yields the protein MVSSPSPSPTFTSALSDTKQQHATTTASEKVDQKYAHAATPLHSHGKKTPRRGRSEGGAADTAYVAAVSCSDCRFKQRAVAPASPGAVIRSLFVSLTRRSTPRSSPSTTATSASDGGEQWRLAAADLSRRLDAATRTRDDAVEETARLRHSLAELELKLARLEARVLPTPAAAAAFPVDAFLRAVSTARATVRSLTRALSTHLRSAASPGPSLESYLNRAFHADFELDTDGDVHTADPAGRCEANLAAYHAVAALTWEEVLVRGTKHYSEGLSRFCDAKMSEVVSSLGWARARPWPEPLLQAFFLAAKGVWGVRLLARSVHPPLPVVRVDRGARFDSRFMEDAAAARAGRLEPVSVKMMVAPGFHVYVAGAGVVKCKVVCFYNNGRTGSHRDGGSSANGGVGLGSACSDLNGGVTDAVNNCKSSRVL from the exons ATGGTGTCGTCTCCGTCCCCTTCACCAACCTTCACCTCCGCG CTGTCCGACACGAAGCAGCAGCACGCCACGACGACGGCCTCGGAGAAGGTGGACCAGAAGTACGCGCACGCCGCGACGCCGCTGCACAGCCACGGCAAGAAGACGCCGCGGCGCGGGCggagcgagggcggcgcggccgacacGGCGTACGTCGCGGCGGTGTCCTGCTCCGACTGCCGCTTCAAGCAGCGCGCCGTGGCGCCGGCGTCGCCGGGGGCCGTCATCCGCTCGCTCTTCGTGTCCCTCACCCGCCGCTCCACCCCGcgctcgtcgccgtcgacgacggcGACCTCGGCCTCGGACGGCGGCGAGCAGTGGCGCCTGGCCGCCGCCGACCTCTCGCGGCGCCTGGACGCGGCCACGCGGACGCGGGACGACGCGGTGGAGGAAACCGCGCGGCTGCGGCACTCGCTGGCCGAGCTGGAGCTGAAGCTCGCGCGGCTCGAGGCGCGCGTGCTGCCCactcccgccgccgcggccgccttcCCCGTCGACGCCTTCCTGCGCGCCGTCTCCACGGCGCGCGCCACGGTGCGGAGCCTCACGCGCGCGCTCTCAACCCACCTCCGCAGCGCCGCCAGCCCGGGCCCCAGCCTCGAGAGCTACCTAAACCGCGCCTTCCACGCCGACTTCGAGCTCGACACGGACGGCGACGTGCACACCGCGGACCCGGCGGGCCGCTGCGAGGCCAACCTGGCGGCGTACCACGCCGTGGCGGCGCTCACCTGGGAGGAGGTGCTCGTGCGCGGCACCAAGCACTACAGCGAGGGGCTCAGCCGGTTCTGCGACGCCAAGATGAGCGAGGTGGTGTCCTCGCTCGGCTGGGCGCGCGCGCGGCCCTGGCCGGAGCCGCTGCTGCAGGCCTTCTTCCTGGCCGCCAAGGGCGTGTGGGGGGTGCGCCTCCTCGCGCGCTCCGTGCACCCGCCGCTCCCCGTCGTGCGCGTCGACCGCGGCGCGCGCTTCGACTCGCGGTTCATGGAGGACGCCGCGGCGGCCCGCGCCGGCCGGCTCGAGCCCGTCAGCGTCAAGATGATGGTGGCGCCGGGGTTCCACGTCtacgtcgccggcgccggcgtggtcAAGTGCAAGGTCGTGTGCTTCTACAACAACGGCCGCACCGGCAGCCACAGGGATGGCGGGAGCAGCGCCAATGGCGGTGTGGGGCTGGGGAGCGCCTGTAGCGATCTGAACGGTGGTGTTACGGATGCGGTGAACAACTGCAAGAGCAGCAGGGTGCTATAG